In Daucus carota subsp. sativus chromosome 4, DH1 v3.0, whole genome shotgun sequence, one DNA window encodes the following:
- the LOC108218356 gene encoding uncharacterized protein LOC108218356 isoform X1, giving the protein MVPFSVTASTQIRYLLESVNDSNFDSVFQELCEFIEYGTQESILVLQTCFDQLAMHAKEYKNMQLEPIFVSVFRNILNRPNFSTLLCQSLRSVSVNEEFLESLCKALQLAAPERIVIGLALSESENLDVRMCGKSFCINQIAQLCSNNESLESAEQIQNVIIFLNQSEGLSEHVDSFMEILSLVNLKEDSEFILSPLITDELREAKFFRNLDMLNDGSESEFDTILADMEKELSMADLMTEFGYGCTVNVPQCKEMLSLFLPLTEATVAKIFGTVVRTSAGLDSYHQNTYLTFCSAITGSSLSDLPHVDSWNVDVLIESIKQLAPGINWIKVFENLDHEGFYIPNEASFAILMSIYRYACQELFPLHAVCGSVWMNTEGQLSFLKHAVSAPPEVFSFAHSGRQLAYIDAVNDHKFHPGHANHAWLCLDLVEVLCQLAERGHAGSVRSMLEYPLKHCPDILLLGMASINTVYNLLQYEVYSSVFPELLISSTGATVILHLWHVNPSLLLRGFMDAFSMDSSNMIRVLELCHELKILSLVLEMVPFSFGIRMAALASRKELVDLEKWLNTNLVTYKDTLFEECLKFIKEVQISTQDTPPTRFDQSGSLWNIYSETIPTFLKVLQANTSSISSRSLCEEIEKLNVTVMHSNIRVVNPNGTDSTTADGYAEDIETEINSYFHQMFSGQLAVDTMIQMLARYKESSEKREQSIFECMIANLFEEYKFFSKYPERQLKIAAVLFGSLIKHQLVTHLTLGIALRAVLDALRKPADSKMFVFGTKALEQFVDRLIEWPQYCNHILQISHLRGTHSELVAFIERALARISSSHSESDLGHVAAVDQHHNPISAAHAEMQGPSFPSTGSSSMQIASSSSVQLQQRQQGSLEERNKASPPLSSYMKPALSSSTNASVTSSDTSSTLKSTANPVLSSTTGFLRTTRSTTSARFGSALNIETLVAAAERRETPIQAPASEIQDKISFIINNLSPANAETKAREFSEFFQEQYYPWFAQYLVMKRASIEPNFHDLYLKFLDKVNSKPLNKEIVQATYENCKVLLGSELIKSSSEERSLLKNLGSWLGKITIGRNQVLRAREIDPKSLIIEAYEKGLMIALIPFTSKILEPCHNSLAYQPPNPWTMGILALLTEIYAMPNLKMNLKFDIEVLFKNLAVDMKDVTPSSLLKDRPRETEGNPDFSNKDVAPSQASIVGDVKPGVSSTLNQVELPHDVASPAHPTAHSHLLSQYAASVHLSAPTLEDDKVAPFVLSDQLPSAQGLLQVQSPFTVSQLPTPASNIEQQVVVNPKLHTLGLQRHFQSVLPAVMDRSIKEIVSSIVQRSVSIATQTTKELVLKDYAMESDETRIRNAAHLMVASLAGSLAHVTCKEPLRASIISHLRSSVQGLTLANELLEQAVQLVANDNLDLGCAHIEQAATEKAIQTIDGEIAQQLSIRRKQREGVGPAFFDTSLYTQGHMGVLPEALRPKPGRLSHSQQRVYEDFVRLPWQNQSSQTSNISPVGPSTSVSSALSQAYGSASGQLNSGPYSTLGNTGMGSVAHSLDLGSEELDAGPPKQLSVSTMPSGLAEGVVQQNFESDAIPVSYPSASASELQSAEPTIVSKESGASVQALPSTSTSERLGSSISEPSLTTGDALDKYQLVSEKLESLVTIDGTEADIQAIVSEVPGIILRCISRDEAALAVAQKVFKGLYENESNNAHVGAHLAILSAIRDVSKLVVKELTSWVIYSDEDRKFNIDITVGLIRSDLLNLAEYNVHMAKLLDAGRNKAATDFAVSLIQTLVMSNSKVISELHHLVDALAKLAARPGSPESLQQLVEIARNPSASAASLSGLAVGKDDNLRHSRDRKQTTGLSAASREEYNLLDSVEPDPVGFRNQVSMLFAEWYQICELPGAKDAASAHFVLQLLQSGLLKGDDMLDKFFRLLMELSVSHCLQSHQQTQPLSFLAIDIYAALVFSILKFFPADQGSSKLSLLSKVLAVTVRTIHKDAEEKKTSFNPRPYFRLFINWLLDLTTLEPVTDGANLQVLIALANAFHALQPLKIPAFSYAWLELVSHRSFMPKLLTGNPQKGWPFFQRLLVDLFQFLEPFLRNAELGEPVHFLYKGSLRVLLVLLHDFPEFLCDYHFSFCDVIPPSCIQMRNIILSAFPRNMRLPDPSTPNLKIDLLAEITQAPRILSEVDAALRAKQIKSDVDEFLKTKQQGSSFLSELKQKLLLPPSDAARAGTRYNVPLMNSLVLYVGMQAIQQLQARTPPHAQGSVSLAAFHVGAALDIFQLLITELDTEGRYLFLNAVANQLRYPNNHTHYFSFILLYLFAESNQEVIQEQITRVLLERLIVNRPHPWGLLITFIELIKNPRYNFWSRSFTRCAPEIEKLFESVSRSCGGPKPVEEGVVSGGLADMH; this is encoded by the exons ATGGTTCCTTTTTCAGTTACGGCGTCTACCCAGATTCGGTATCTGCTCGAAAGCGTCAATGATTCGAACTTTGACTCTGTGTTTCAAGAATTGTGTGAG TTCATTGAATATGGAACCCAGGAAAGCATATTGGTGCTCCAAACCTGCTTTGACCAATTGGCTATGCATGCAAAAGAATATAAGAACATGCAACTGGAACCTATATTCGTATCAGTTTTTAGAAACATTTTGAATAGGCCAAACTTCAGCACACTATTGTGTCAGTCACTTAGAAGTGTGTCAGTTAATGAAGAGTTCTTGGAGAGTCTCTGCAAGGCCTTGCAACTAGCAGCACCTGAAAGAATCGTTATAGGTCTTGCTCTATCAGAATCTGAAAACCTTGACGTCAGAATGTGTG GGAAGAGTTTCTGCATAAATCAAATTGCACAGCTATGTTCTAATAATGAATCGCTGGAATCTGCTGAGCAAATTCAAAACGTTATCATTTTCCTCAATCAATCTGAAGGACTTTCAGAGCATGTGGATTCATTTATGGAAATACTGTCACTAGTTAATTTGAAGGAGGATTCTGAGTTTATCCTATCTCCTTTGATCACAGATGAATTGCGTGAAGCCAAATTTTTCAG GAATTTGGACATGCTCAATGATGGCTCTGAAAGTGAGTTTGATACTATCTTGGCTGATATGGAGAAAGAATTAAGTATGGCTGACCTGATGACAGAATTTGGTTATGGTTGTACCGTGAATGTCCCACAGTGCAAAGAGATGTTGTCCCTATTCTTACCATTGacagaagctactgttgctaaAATATTTGGAACAGTTGTTCGCACTAGTGCTGGGCTTGATAGCTACCACCAGAATACCTACTTGACATTTTGTTCTGCTATAACTGGCAGCAGCTTGTCCGATCTTCCACATGTAGATTCGTGGAATGTTGATGTGCTCATTGAATCTATAAAGCAACTA GCTCCAGGAATCAACTGGATAAAGGTCTTTGAGAACCTTGATCATGAGGGTTTCTACATTCCGAATGAGGCTTCTTTTGCTATTCTCATGTCTATATACAGATATGCGTGTCAG GAACTGTTCCCGCTACATGCTGTTTGTGGCTCTGTATGGATGAATACTGAAGGTCAGCTATCTTTTCTCAAGCATGCTGTCTCAGCACCACCTGAAGTATTTAGCTTTGCACATTCTGGGAGACAGCTG GCTTACATAGATGCCGTGAATGATCACAAGTTCCATCCGGGACATGCGAATCATGCATGGCTATGTCTTGACCTTGTGGAGGTGTTGTGCCAGCTAGCTGAGAGGGGTCATGCAGGTTCTGTTCGATCAATGCTGGAGTATCCTCTCAAGCACTGCCCTGACATTTTGTTGCTGGGGATGGCGAGCATTAAT ACGGTATATAATCTTCTCCAATACGAAGTTTATTCAAGTGTCTTTCCTGAGCTGCTGATTAGTTCTACTGGGGCCACTGTGATCCTTCATCTCTGGCATGTCAATCCTAGCCTTCTGCTGCGTGGATTTATGGATGCATTTAGCATGGACTCGAGTAATATGATTAGAGTTTTGGAGTTGTGCCATGAGCTAAAG ATTCTATCACTGGTATTGGAGATggttcctttttcttttggtatCAGGATGGCTGCACTTGCTTCTAGAAAAGAACTTGTAGACCTGGAAAAATGGCTGAATACCAACTTAGTTACATATAAAGATACCCTTTTCGAG GAGTGCCTCAAGTTCATAAAAGAGGTCCAAATTAGCACTCAGGATACGCCACCCACCCGTTTTGATCAATCTGGTTCTCTTTGGaatatttattcagaaacaATCCCTACATTTTTAAAG GTCCTGCAAGCTAATAcgagctcaatttcttctcgcAGTCTTTGTGAAGAAATAGAGAAGCTGAATGTGACTGTTATGCATTCTAATATAAGGGTTGTTAATCCTAATGGTACTGATTCCACAACTGCTGATGGATATGCAGAAGATATTGAGACAGAGATCAACTCTTATTTTCATCAGATGTTTTCTGGCCAGTTGGCAGTTGATACAATGATTCAGATGCTTGCTCGGTACAAAGAGTCATCTGAAAAAAG GGAACAATCTATATTTGAGTGCATGATTGCAAATCTATTTGAAGAATACAAATTCTTTTCTAAGTACCCTGAAAGGCAGCTCAAGATTGCGGCAGTTCTTTTTG GATCACTTATTAAACACCAACTTGTCACCCATCTCACGCTTGGCATCGCTTTGCGTGCTGTTCTGGATGCATTACGCAAGCCTGCAGATTCAAAA ATGTTTGTTTTTGGCACCAAAGCTCTGGAACAGTTTGTTGACCGACTGATTGAGTGGCCCCAGTATTGCAATCATATTTTGCAAATATCTCATTTACGTGGTACTCATTCAGAGCTTGTTGCATTCATTGAACGAGCACTTGCCAGAATCTCATCAAGCCATTCAGAGTCAGATTTGGGCCATGTTGCTGCTGTCGATCAACACCACAATCCTATTTCTGCAGCACATGCCGAG ATGCAGGGCCCCTCGTTCCCTTCTACTGGATCTAGTAGCATGCAAATAGCATCCTCTTCTTCTGTCCAGCTTCAACAGAGGCAGCAGGGTTCCTTAGAAGAGCGCAATAAAGCTTCTCCGCCGTTGTCCAGCTACATGAAACCAGCTTTATCATCTTCAACTAATGCTTCAGTTACCTCTAGTGATACATCTAGTACATTAAAG AGTACAGCTAATCCTGTATTGTCTTCAACCACTGGTTTTCTTCGTACCACCCGCTCGACTACTTCAGCAC GGTTTGGCTCTGCTTTGAATATTGAAACACTTGTTGCTGCTGCAGAGCGAAGGGAAACTCCAATTCAG GCCCCAGCATCAGAAATTCAGGACAAAATATCATTTATCATAAATAACCTATCTCCAGCTAATGCGGAAACTAAAGCAAGAGAATTTTCCGAGTTCTTCCAAGAGCAATATTATCCTTGGTTTGCCCAATATCTGGTGATGAAAAG AGCAAGCATTGAACCAAATTTTCATGACTTGTACTTGAAGTTCTTGGACAAAGTTAATTCAAAGCCTTTGAACAAAGAAATTGTTCAAGCTACATATGAAAACTGCAAG GTATTGTTGGGATCTGAACTCATCAAATCAAGTTCTGAGGAGCGTTCACTGTTAAAGAATCTTGGAAGCTGGCTTGGGAAGATTACAATAGGCAGGAATCAAGTATTGCGGGCGCGAGAGATTGATCCTAAGTCTTTAATTATAGAG GCTTACGAGAAGGGTTTGATGATTGCTTTAATTCCATTTACCTCAAAG ATATTGGAACCATGTCACAACAGTCTAGCTTATCAACCACCCAATCCTTGGACTATGGGTATTCTTGCATTACTAACTGAGATTTATGCAATGCCAAATTTGAAAATGAACCTTAAGTTTGACATTGAG GTTCTATTTAAAAACCTTGCTGTGGATATGAAAGATGTCACTCCTAGTTCTCTTCTCAAGGACAGACCAAGAGAAACAGAAGGAAATCCTGATTTTTCCAACAAAGATGTTGCACCATCTCAGGCATCGATAGTTGGTGATGTTAAACCTGGTGTGTCGTCTACTCTTAATCAAGTTGAGCTGCCACATGATGTTGCTAGTCCCGCCCATCCTACTGCACATTCTCACTTATTATCCCAG TATGCTGCTTCTGTTCATCTTTCTGCGCCTACATTGGAGGACGATAAGGTGGCTCCTTTCGTCTTATCTGATCAGCTCCCTTCTGCTCAAGGACTTCTACAAGTGCAATCTCCCTTCACTGTTAGCCAG CTTCCGACACCAGCTTCTAATATTGAACAGCAAGTGGTAGTCAACCCCAAATTGCATACTCTGGGTCTGCAGCGACATTTTCAGAG TGTACTCCCTGCTGTCATGGATCGGTCTATCAAAGAAATTGTATCCAGCATTGTGCAGCGTAGTGTTTCTATTGCAACTCAGACAACCAAAGAGCTAGTGCTAAAG GATTATGCTATGGAATCAGACGAGACTCGAATTCGTAATGCTGCACACTTAATGGTGGCAAGTTTGGCTGGAAGCCTCGCCCATGTGACATGCAAG GAACCTCTTCGCGCTTCAATTATAAGTCACTTGAGAAGCTCAGTTCAGGGGTTGACTCTTGCAAACGAACTTCTTGAACAAGCTGTACAGCTTGTTGCTAATGATAACCTTGACCTGGGATGTGCTCACATTGAACAAGCTGCGACAGAGAAG GCTATACAGACTATTGATGGGGAAATAGCACAACAATTATCTATAAGAAGGAAGCAAAGGGAGGGTGTTGGTCCTGCATTTTTTGATACAAGCCTGTATACTCAAGGTCACATGGGGGTTTTACCCGAGGCCCTCCGACCGAAACCTGGGCGTCTTTCGCACTCGCAACAGAGAGTGTACGAG GATTTTGTCCGGTTACCCTGGCAAAATCAATCTAGTCAAACCTCAAATATTTCTCCAGTGGGTCCTTCAACATCCGTCAGTAGTGCCCTTTCTCAGGCATATGGTTCAGCATCTGGTCAACTAAATTCTGGTCCCTATTCAACCCTTGGAAACACAGGAATGGGTTCTGTTGCACATTCCCTTGATCTTGGCTCTGAAGAACTGGATGCTGGTCCACCGAAACAACTTAG TGTTTCCACAATGCCTTCTGGGTTGGCTGAAGGTGTAGTTCAACAAAATTTTGAGAGTGATGCTATCCCTGTTTCTTATCCTTCTGCTTCGGCATCTGAGTTGCAGTCTGCAGAACCAACAATTGTTTCAAAA GAATCTGGAGCATCTGTGCAGGCATTGCCTTCTACATCCACAAGTGAGCGACTTGGAAGCAGCATCTCAGAACCATCATTGACTACAGGCGACGCGCTGGACAAGTATCAGCTTGTTTCAGAGAAG CTTGAAAGTTTAGTCACTATTGATGGTACAGAAGCTGATATTCAG GCAATTGTTTCTGAGGTTCCCGGGATCATTCTAAGGTGTATAAGTCGAGATGAGGCTGCATTGGCAGTAGCTCAGAAG GTTTTTAAAGGGCTATATGAAAATGAGTCGAACAATGCACATGTTGGTGCACACCTTGCAATTCTCTCTGCCATTCGTGATGTTAGCAAGCTTGTTGTCAAGGAGCTGACTAGTTGG GTAATCTACTCTGACGAGGACCGGAAATTCAACATAGATATTACTGTTGGCCTTATTCGAAGCGACCTGCTCAATCTTGCAGAGTATAATGTTCATATGGCGAAGCTTCTTGATGCAGGAAGGAATA AAGCTGCCACAGACTTTGCAGTGTCCCTCATTCAAACTCTAGTGATGAGCAATTCAAAAGTCATATCTGAATTACATCATCTTGTTGATGCACTTGCTAAG CTTGCAGCACGGCCTGGATCTCCCGAGTCATTACAACAGCTTGTGGAGATTGCTAGGAATCCTTCTGCCAGTGCTGCTTCTTTATCAGGTCTTGCTGTCGGGAAAGACGATAACCTGAGACACTCTAGAGACAGAAAG CAAACTACTGGTCTCTCTGCAGCAAGCCGGGAAGAGTACAATCTCTTGGACTCTGTGGAACCAGATCCAGTTGGATTCCGCAATCAG GTCTCAATGCTGTTTGCAGAATGGTATCAGATATGTGAACTTCCTGGGGCAAAGGATGCAGCTTCTGCTCACTTTGTCTTACAGTTGCTGCAAAGTGGGCTGCTGAAAGGGGATGATATGCTGGATAAATTTTTCCGCCTTCTTATG GAACTCTCTGTGTCTCACTGTCTACAATCACATCAACAAACCCAGCCACTGTCTTTCCTTGCTATTGACATATATGCAGCACTCGTCTTTTCGATACTCAAG TTCTTTCCGGCAGACCAGGGATCAAGTAAACTATCTCTGCTGTCCAAG GTTCTGGCGGTTACTGTGAGAACTATTCACAAAGATGCTGAGGAGAAAAAAACATCTTTCAATCCTAGACCTTATTTTAGGCTGTTCATCAACTGGCTGCTTGACCTGACTACCTTGGAGCCAGTGACTGATGGTGCAAACTTACAG GTTTTGATAGCACTTGCCAATGCATTCCATGCACTGCAACCACTTAAAATTCCTGCATTCAG CTATGCTTGGCTTGAGCTTGTGAGTCATAGAAGTTTCATGCCGAAGTTGCTGACTGGGAATCCTCAGAAGGGTTGGCCTTTTTTCCAGCGTTTGCTGGTAGATTTATTCCAGTTTTTGGAGCCATTCCTGAGGAATGCGGAACTCGGAGAGCCG GTTCATTTTCTGTATAAAGGTTCGCTGAGGGTATTGTTAGTGCTGCTTCATGATTTTCCAGAATTTCTCTGTGACTATCATTTCAGCTTCTGTGATGTTATTCCTCCCAGTTGCATACAAATGCGAAATATAATCCTCAGCGCATTTCCTCGCAACATGAGGCTGCCAGATCCTTCCACTCCCAACTTAAAG ATTGATCTGTTGGCGGAGATCACTCAGGCCCCACGTATACTCTCGGAGGTTGATGCTGCTCTGAGAGCGAAGCAGATTAAGAGTGATGTTGATGAATTCCTGAAG accAAGCAACAAGGGTCTTCTTTTCTTTCTGAGCTGAAGCAAAAACTGCTGCTACCACCAAGTGATGCCGCTCGAGCTGGAACTCGGTACAATGTACCTCTGATGAACTCCCTTGTACTTTATGTTGGAATGCAG